From the Daucus carota subsp. sativus chromosome 8, DH1 v3.0, whole genome shotgun sequence genome, one window contains:
- the LOC135148473 gene encoding uncharacterized protein LOC135148473, whose amino-acid sequence MNEENSSGAGPSIQISPEMMLVLEEMGNMLKTIRGEQENTNTIKVNTDRLEEQDRINNPEREGENKRRCTYKTFKDAGPPVFKGDLDPHVANTWIKEMEKVKEISECLDEQKVKFATHSLRGEVVFWWDTVKQTEDCSTMTWTRFKELFFDKYFPTCMKNEMEMKFLGLKQEGMSVSEYLSKFLELSRFAPHQVNTEARKCQRFQEGLKPQIRERVSLLELEQFDKLVGKARIAEREYEARTQFFNNKKRGRETELSPKSGYKRDNKKFQREKKENFRENDRRTVAPECKKCGKRHGGEFCYRAVDDKVI is encoded by the exons ATGAATGAAGAAAATAGTAGTGGCGCTGGACCTAGCATTCAAATTAGTCCTGAGATGATGTTGGTTTTGGAGGAAATGGGGAATATGTTGAAGACTATTAGGGGAGAGCAAGAAAATACAAATACAATTAAGGTGAATACTGATCGTTTGGAGGAACAAGATCGTATAAATAATCCGGAGCGAGAAGGTGAGAATAAACGAAGGTGTACTTACAAGACCTTTAAGGATGCTGGTCCCCCGGTATTCAAAGGAGATTTAGATCCACATGTTGCGAATACATGgataaaggagatggagaaagTGAAAGAAATTTCTGAATGCTTGGATGAACAAAAGGTGAAATTCGCAACACACTCCTTAAGGGGGGAAGTTGTATTTTGGTGGGACACTGTTAAACAAACAGAAGATTGTTCAACGATGACTTGGACGAGGTTTAAGGAGTTgttctttgataaatatttccctacgtgtatgaaaaatgagatgGAGATGAAGTTTTTAGGATTGAAGCAAGAAGGAATGTCTGTGTCAGAATACTTGTCAAAGTTCTTGGAGCTTTCTAGGTTTGCCCCTCATCAGGTTAATACTGAAGCTAGGAAATGTCAGAGGTTTCAGGAGGGACTGAAACCTCAAATTAGAGAAAGGGTCTCTTTGTTAGAACTAGAGCAATTTGATAAGTTGGTTGGAAAAGCTAGGATTGCAGAAAGGGAATATGAAGCTCGCACTCAATTTTTCAACAATAAGAAAAGGGGAAGGGAGACAGAACTAAGTCCTAAATCAGGGTATAAGAGAGATAATAAGAAATTTCAACGGGAGAAGAAAGAGAATTTCCGGGAAAATGATAGGCGAACGGTAGCACCTGAGTGTAAGAAATGTGGAAAGAGGCATGGTGGTGAATTTTGCTATCGAG CTGTGGACGACAAGGTCATTTAG